The Xyrauchen texanus isolate HMW12.3.18 chromosome 38, RBS_HiC_50CHRs, whole genome shotgun sequence genome window below encodes:
- the LOC127631429 gene encoding uncharacterized protein LOC127631429: MHPKHVKLWKIQQQNMHIELARADNIIVAAPHNNSAQPRSIPPLCNRVAQDQALILGFIAENSLPLSVTSGIIELAQELAKDPKALAELSMDRTSASYKLTHGVKKTILDEVLEEIRSVPFSLNIDEATSKTNKRVLGVLVSYWSEKHERMVVQHLAALEIISVTAESLFSALDGLFERMNLPWDNLVSILMDSCAVMRGSKNGLEKKIRDRRAPHLLDIDGDSCHHLHNASKKLCCPFERWVESLLSDLHTDHKWSADMKDGLREICSIFGIHFSRPDCYIPHRWLSVLDVSLETLRMWDALVMFYYAFLSNEDKCTYKDVVSAILQKREVQKTGRARIKELWKELGNRSKNFTNEGKMRKVRICKKVLFEDKKTLLELHFYSVVLPMLKHYVLLFQSKDPKVHKLHDEQEKLVREFLSCFIKPEELINSKGRNLSGPKMKLLDLTSTEAHLAAPFVGSEASSILDQLGREHPVVKAFKTKVIQAYTSCAGDLQTKLPLDSPTLRTLSFLDPDARGSHHILPHLQKLPNMFSAMKLNELERAGFQHEIHRYASDMTLPQMTEEARVDLWWNVLRKIQRYPALCKLALSALCPFHGPQVESAFSVMSNILQSKAANLSVETYESYQVVKYNLKAMQVSAIQHYSRKTKESPVNVQLCRNIKLSSQRYRALLRDKEELNKRPYHSEKPTAGKKMAKDAIMAAAVIWLLGMA, translated from the exons ATGCATCCAAAACATGTGAAACTGTGGAAGATCCAACAGCAGAACATGCACATTGAGCTCGCACGAGCTGATAACATCATTGTTGCAGCTCCGCACAACAACTCGGCGCAACCCAGATCAATTCCTCCTCTATGCAACCGTGTTGCTCAGGATCAA GCACTCATTCTTGGATTTATTGCTGAGAATTCTCTTCCCCTGTCAGTCACGTCTGGGATTATTGAATTGGCTCAAGAGTTGGCCAAAGATCCAAAAGCACTTGCTGAACTGTCAATGGACAGGACATCTGCCTCATACAAGCTCACCCATGGTGTGAAGAAGACTATCCTGGATGAAGTACTTGAGGAAATCAGAAGTGTCCCCTTCTCCCTCAACATTGATGAGGCCACAAGCAAGACAAACAAAAGAGTATTAGGTGTGCTTGTTAGCTACTGGTCTGAGAAACACGAGAGGATGGTTGTCCAACACCTTGCAGCTTTGGAGATCATATCTGTAACGGCAGAATCTCTCTTCAGTGCACTGGATGGGCTTTTTGAAAGGATGAATCTCCCATGGGATAATCTGGTGTCAATTCTCATGGACTCCTGTGCTGTTATGAGGGGCTCTAAAAATGGCTTGGAAAAGAAGATCAGAGACCGGCGTGCCCCTCATCTCCTCGACATCGATGGCGACTCATGTCACCACCTTCATAATGCCAGCAAGAAATTGTGCTGTCCTTTTGAGCGTTGGGTTGAGTCTTTGCTGTCAGACCTGCACACAGACCACAAATGGTCAGCTGACATGAAAGATGGCCTCAGAGAAATTTGCAGCATATTTGGAATCCATTTCTCACGGCCAGATTGCTATATTCCACACCGGTGGCTCTCAGTCTTGGATGTCAGTCTGGAAACTTTGCGAATGTGGGATGCACTGGTCATGTTTTACTATGCCTTCCTGAGCAATGAAGATAAGTGTACATACAAGGACGTTGTCAGTGCCATTCTACAGAAGCGTGAAGTACAGAAAACAGGCAGGGCCCGGATCAAGGAGTTGTGGAAGGAGTTGGGGAACAGGTCCAAGAACTTCACAAACGAGGGGAAGATGAGGAAGGTCAGGATTTGCAAGAAG GTGCTATTTGAGGACAAGAAAACCCTCCTTGAGCTCCACTTCTATTCAGTAGTCCTTCCCATGCTGAAACATTACGTCCTGCTTTTTCAGTCCAAGGACCCGAAGGTTCATAAACTCCATGATGAGCAGGAGAAACTTGTCAGGGAGTTTTTATCTTGCTTCATCAAGCCAGAAGAATTGATTAACAGCAAAGGAAGAAATCTGTCCGGGCCAAAGATGAAGTTGCTTGACCTGACATCGACAGAGGCCCATCTCGCAGCACCTTTTGTTGGCTCTGAGGCCTCATCCATCCTTGACCAACTAGGGAGGGAACACCCTGTGGTGAAGGCTTTCAAAACTAAG GTAATCCAAGCCTACACCAGCTGTGCAGGTGACCTTCAAACAAAGCTACCTCTTGACAGTCCAACCCTAAGGACTCTGTCATTCTTGGACCCAGATGCACGGGGAAGTCATCACATTCTTCCTCATCTCCAGAAGTTGCCGAACATGTTTTCAGCTATGAAGCTTAATGAACTGGAGAGAGCTGGATTTCAACATGAAATACACAG ATATGCAAGTGACATGACACTACCTCAGATGACAGAGGAGGCAAGAGTTGATTTATGgtggaatgttttgagaaagATTCAGAGGTACCCAGCGCTCTGCAAGCTTGCACTGTCTGCTCTATGCCCATTTCATGGTCCACAGGTGGAATCAGCATTCAGTGTAATGTCCAACATCCTGCAATCCAAAGCTGCCAACCTAAGTGTTGAGACATATGAGTCCTATCAAGTGGTCAAATACAACCTGAAGGCCATGCAGGTGTCGGCCATTCAGCACTACTCCCGGAAGACAAAGGAGAGTCCTGTTAATGTACAGCTGTGCAGAAATATAAAACTATCGAGCCAAAGGTACAGAGCTCTGCTCAGAGATAAAGAAGAACTGAACAAAAGGCCTTATCACTCTGAGAAGCCGACGGCCGGCAAGAAAATGGCAAAAGATGCCATCATGGCAGCAGCT GTGATTTGGCTATTGGGGATGGCGTGA